A window from Leptothermofonsia sichuanensis E412 encodes these proteins:
- a CDS encoding ABC transporter ATP-binding protein: MDADNQGTTEPGVVDRPAVVETYELRKTYRTGFWLTQKIVSLQNCTLQVYEGETFGLLGPNGAGKTTLLKTLLGITRPSGGKAKLLGEALGDRAVKQRVGYLPENPYFYDYLTGWEILQFTAGLFRIPRSVQKQRIPELLDLVGLAQSAAKKKQLRQYSKGMLQRIGMAQALINDPEVVFLDEPMSGLDPMGRYQIREIILSLKSQGRTIFFNSHVLSDVEMICDRVGILAQGELICVGSLQELLGTAVTYFVKGKGGSLDVLKKRMTDLGFQEGCWYGHLEGDPYDFLASLNLMGAQIVTVNLARPTLEEFFIQQLRDRGIHTSS; this comes from the coding sequence ATGGATGCTGATAATCAGGGAACAACTGAACCAGGGGTGGTCGATCGCCCGGCAGTGGTGGAGACTTATGAGCTACGCAAGACTTATCGAACCGGGTTTTGGCTGACACAGAAAATTGTGTCACTGCAAAACTGCACATTGCAGGTGTATGAGGGAGAAACGTTTGGTTTACTGGGTCCCAACGGGGCAGGTAAAACGACCCTGCTGAAGACTTTATTGGGAATTACTCGCCCGTCGGGGGGCAAAGCAAAGCTACTGGGAGAGGCCCTGGGCGATCGCGCGGTTAAGCAGCGAGTGGGGTATCTGCCTGAAAACCCTTATTTCTATGACTACCTGACCGGTTGGGAAATTTTACAGTTCACGGCGGGTTTATTTCGGATTCCTCGTTCTGTCCAGAAGCAGCGGATTCCCGAATTGCTCGATCTGGTTGGACTGGCTCAATCAGCCGCAAAGAAGAAGCAACTGCGGCAGTACTCCAAAGGAATGCTGCAACGGATCGGGATGGCACAGGCGTTGATCAATGATCCTGAAGTGGTATTTCTGGATGAGCCAATGTCGGGTTTGGATCCGATGGGGCGTTATCAAATTCGGGAGATCATCCTTTCTCTGAAGTCCCAGGGACGCACTATTTTCTTCAACAGCCATGTGCTCTCGGATGTGGAGATGATTTGCGATCGCGTTGGCATCCTGGCGCAAGGCGAACTGATCTGTGTCGGGTCTTTACAGGAACTTTTAGGCACGGCTGTAACCTATTTTGTTAAAGGCAAGGGTGGCAGCCTGGATGTGCTGAAGAAACGAATGACCGATTTGGGTTTTCAGGAAGGCTGCTGGTATGGGCATTTAGAAGGGGATCCCTACGATTTCCTGGCTTCCCTCAACCTGATGGGAGCACAGATTGTCACCGTCAACCTGGCACGCCCGACTCTGGAGGAATTTTTTATCCAGCAGTTGCGCGATCGCGGCATCCATACGAGTAGTTAG
- a CDS encoding DUF7682 family zinc-binding protein has translation MGRRSRKHSKQFSCGHRGFGKACHRCVRDNDLVRQKLVSVYQQRLAKQEWEQSFADDPVDLRGLTEHVIVKARQIIANLHNGGTHRQFKGKRFHFDRTLITIPVTYDYRMLCREYNGKLVPLRVLSHEAYNGIARNKN, from the coding sequence ATGGGGAGACGCAGTAGAAAACACAGTAAGCAGTTTTCCTGTGGGCATCGGGGGTTTGGAAAAGCGTGTCATCGCTGTGTCAGAGATAACGATCTCGTCCGTCAAAAACTGGTATCCGTTTATCAACAAAGACTGGCAAAACAGGAATGGGAGCAGTCTTTTGCGGACGATCCAGTTGATCTTAGAGGACTAACAGAGCATGTAATTGTAAAAGCCAGACAAATTATTGCCAATCTGCACAATGGGGGAACCCATCGCCAATTCAAGGGTAAACGGTTTCATTTTGATCGAACCCTGATCACGATTCCTGTTACCTATGATTATCGGATGTTGTGCCGTGAGTATAACGGCAAACTAGTTCCTCTCAGGGTTCTTTCCCACGAGGCGTATAACGGAATCGCTCGCAACAAAAATTGA
- a CDS encoding response regulator translates to MSTSSEHSQKIASQGKILIVDDTPDNLHLLTRMLTRRGYEVRAETTGEMALAAIKQDPPDLILLDICMPQMDGYELCQVLKENTETRDIPVIFISALDEVLDKLRAFDVGGVDYITKPFRIPEVMARVTIHMTLRRLQQQLHEQNELLKQQVSERRMAEKALQAANQELQRLANLDGLTQLANRRRFDEYLEQEWRRLAREQLPLSLILCDVDYFKNYNDTYGHQAGDDCLRTIAMVLQASAKRPADVVARYGGEEFALVLPNTPLEGALQVAEDIRIALKRLKLEHQGSQVATVVTLSLGVATVVPSSNQDSSSLVAEADRALYQAKSEGRDRIIAGDWKRIESEEDLPGTAVF, encoded by the coding sequence ATGAGCACGTCATCAGAGCATAGCCAGAAAATTGCCAGCCAGGGCAAAATTTTGATTGTAGATGACACCCCCGATAACCTGCACCTCCTGACCCGAATGCTAACCCGGCGAGGCTATGAGGTGCGGGCAGAGACGACTGGTGAAATGGCATTAGCAGCTATTAAGCAGGATCCACCTGACTTGATTCTGCTGGATATCTGCATGCCTCAAATGGATGGCTATGAACTGTGCCAGGTACTCAAGGAGAATACCGAGACGAGGGATATCCCCGTAATTTTCATCAGTGCCCTGGATGAAGTCCTGGATAAGTTACGAGCCTTTGATGTGGGTGGGGTGGACTATATCACCAAGCCCTTTCGGATTCCAGAGGTCATGGCGCGCGTTACGATTCATATGACCCTGCGCCGATTGCAACAGCAGTTACATGAACAAAATGAACTATTAAAACAGCAGGTCAGCGAACGTCGTATGGCTGAAAAAGCTCTTCAGGCGGCAAATCAGGAATTGCAACGGCTTGCCAATCTGGATGGCTTAACTCAGCTTGCGAACCGTCGCCGGTTTGACGAATATCTGGAGCAAGAGTGGCGCAGACTGGCCCGCGAACAGTTACCGCTGTCTCTGATTCTCTGTGATGTTGACTATTTTAAGAACTATAACGATACTTACGGACATCAGGCTGGAGATGACTGTCTGCGCACGATCGCAATGGTGCTTCAAGCATCCGCAAAGCGCCCCGCTGATGTAGTGGCTCGTTATGGTGGGGAAGAATTTGCTCTTGTGTTACCGAATACGCCCCTGGAAGGCGCTTTGCAGGTGGCAGAAGACATTCGGATAGCGCTGAAACGCCTGAAACTGGAGCATCAGGGATCTCAGGTGGCGACTGTGGTTACCCTCAGTCTGGGGGTAGCAACTGTGGTTCCATCCTCCAATCAGGACAGCAGTTCTCTGGTGGCAGAGGCAGATAGGGCACTTTATCAGGCAAAGTCAGAGGGGCGCGATCGCATCATTGCAGGAGATTGGAAAAGAATCGAGTCAGAAGAAGACCTCCCAGGGACGGCTGTATTTTAG
- a CDS encoding ABC transporter ATP-binding protein, with translation MVYDSCCLMQPSSKMGEVYAILIVRFMMIEVEHLSKTYGSTMAIEDITFAVERGEILGFLGPNGAGKTTTMRILTGYLPATAGTAKVAGFEVHEHSLAVRKHIGYLPETPPLYPEMTVEGFLHFVARIKAVSVGDRPQRVESAIERCGLFEKRTTLIRKLSKGYKQRVGIAQAIVHDPPVIILDEPTVGLDPRQIIEVRNLIKSLAGEHTVILSTHILPEVSMTCNRVAIINRGRVVATNTPESLMAQLTGGSSYELEVEGEASDIETRLMVFLRGLAGVKQVEQVVAEHLPANHFKLRVIAETSVEPVGREIAATVVGSGLGLYEMRRVQATLEDVFLQLTTEETPADADMTASNTELTGEAA, from the coding sequence ATGGTGTATGATTCCTGCTGCCTGATGCAGCCATCATCTAAGATGGGCGAAGTCTATGCAATCCTGATCGTGAGGTTCATGATGATTGAAGTTGAGCACCTAAGCAAGACCTACGGCTCAACCATGGCGATTGAGGATATTACGTTTGCGGTTGAGCGAGGAGAGATCCTGGGCTTTTTGGGACCCAATGGGGCTGGAAAAACCACGACAATGCGCATTTTAACCGGGTATCTGCCTGCCACTGCGGGGACCGCAAAGGTTGCCGGGTTTGAGGTGCATGAGCATTCGCTGGCAGTTCGGAAGCACATTGGTTACTTGCCTGAAACACCGCCGCTTTACCCGGAGATGACTGTGGAAGGCTTTTTACACTTTGTGGCGCGAATTAAAGCGGTCAGTGTGGGCGATCGCCCCCAACGGGTGGAGTCAGCCATTGAACGCTGTGGTTTGTTTGAAAAGCGCACAACACTGATTCGCAAGTTGTCAAAAGGGTATAAGCAGCGAGTGGGCATTGCTCAGGCGATCGTTCACGACCCACCAGTGATTATTCTGGATGAACCCACGGTTGGACTGGATCCGCGCCAGATCATTGAAGTGCGAAACCTAATTAAGAGTCTGGCAGGTGAGCACACCGTAATTCTTTCGACCCACATTTTACCCGAAGTCAGCATGACCTGTAACCGGGTTGCTATTATCAATCGGGGGCGCGTCGTTGCCACCAACACCCCAGAAAGTTTAATGGCTCAACTGACGGGAGGTTCCAGTTACGAACTAGAGGTCGAAGGGGAAGCCAGCGATATAGAAACTCGATTAATGGTATTTTTGCGAGGATTGGCTGGAGTAAAACAGGTAGAACAGGTAGTCGCTGAGCATCTGCCTGCAAACCACTTCAAACTGCGGGTGATTGCTGAAACCAGCGTTGAACCCGTTGGGCGGGAGATTGCTGCCACGGTGGTTGGTTCGGGACTGGGATTATATGAGATGCGCCGTGTTCAGGCCACCCTGGAAGATGTCTTCCTGCAATTGACCACCGAGGAAACTCCCGCCGATGCTGACATGACAGCCAGTAACACTGAGTTAACAGGAGAAGCGGCCTAG
- a CDS encoding ABC transporter permease produces the protein MRIIIANILAIYRRELQSYFASPLAYIVAGIFWLLAGIFYVALLLGPDGVIQRAALIDAQSQQFGIPAPPVDAPTILLQFFLQALGFVSLFILPVLSMGLYAEERKRGTLELLATSPITNWAVALGKLLAVVTFFLTMVLPLLVYQAIAYSATNPPMSAAVVLLGHLGLILLAASILSLGMFISSLTDSTILAAIFTFALVLLLWMIDSLSRSITGPLGSMLGHLSLLKHYGNLTQGIVDSSSLILFASYIILGLFLTAQSIEAFKFQRS, from the coding sequence ATGCGTATCATCATCGCCAACATTCTGGCAATTTACCGGCGAGAACTGCAAAGCTACTTCGCCTCCCCTCTGGCTTACATCGTTGCTGGAATTTTCTGGTTACTGGCAGGCATTTTCTACGTGGCGTTACTGCTGGGACCAGACGGAGTAATTCAGCGTGCCGCCTTAATCGATGCCCAGAGCCAACAATTTGGCATTCCTGCTCCACCGGTCGATGCTCCGACCATTCTTCTCCAGTTCTTCCTGCAAGCACTTGGCTTCGTTTCTTTATTCATTTTGCCCGTGCTGTCTATGGGACTTTATGCCGAAGAGCGTAAACGCGGCACTCTGGAACTGCTGGCAACCTCTCCCATTACCAATTGGGCAGTGGCATTGGGGAAGTTGCTGGCAGTCGTCACCTTTTTTCTGACCATGGTGCTGCCGTTGCTCGTCTATCAGGCGATCGCCTACAGCGCCACCAACCCACCCATGAGTGCAGCAGTAGTTTTGCTCGGTCATCTGGGACTCATTCTGCTGGCAGCTTCCATTCTGTCTCTGGGTATGTTCATTTCCTCCCTTACCGACAGCACTATCCTGGCAGCGATTTTCACCTTTGCCCTGGTACTGCTTTTGTGGATGATCGATAGTCTGTCCAGAAGCATCACAGGTCCCCTGGGCAGTATGCTGGGGCATCTTTCCCTGCTAAAACACTACGGTAATTTGACCCAGGGAATCGTAGACAGCAGCAGCCTGATTTTATTTGCCAGCTACATCATTCTGGGTTTATTTTTAACGGCGCAGTCCATTGAGGCATTTAAGTTTCAAAGGTCTTGA
- a CDS encoding GldG family protein, with translation MKTIKANLKYLKYLFWLGPMLVLAGLTAGVVSASWGIAPLGLIVAGMVLIGLWLLFLSRFEESKTRPGFWRRRSTQAGTNALISTVAVLVLLGLVNFLGTRYVARLDLTENQTFTLASETQQLVRNLKQPVKVWVFDPQQSTQDRELLEGYRRLNQQQFSYEFVNPNAQPAIVQRLEVKKAGDVIVEAPTTERKQFAQSVGNDERLTESKLTNAIAQVTTTQQVSLYFLQGHGERPTEERQGAISEAVKALQDRGYTVKPLNLVESVAFPKDARVIVLAGPQKALLKPEVDALANYANQGGNLMVMVDPNVNPGLDGLLSPWGVTLDPRVVIDTSGRVANLGPLDVTVTQYGDHPITQNFGNALSFYSGARAVDAKETKGVTFTPLLFTSDRVWAESDIKKEPIQFDPATDRQGPLVLGFALSRTLSAPATPAKPSPSPSPAPSPSPSPEAKQKESRMVVIGNSSFVANGYFNQVMNGDVFLNSIRWLSQADQQTFSIRPREAKNRRIVLNSQQANLTAWLSLIILPLIGFGTAATVWWRRR, from the coding sequence ATGAAAACAATCAAAGCAAATCTGAAATATCTCAAGTACCTGTTCTGGCTGGGTCCGATGCTGGTACTGGCAGGTTTGACTGCTGGCGTTGTGTCAGCCAGTTGGGGTATCGCGCCTCTGGGTTTGATTGTTGCGGGGATGGTATTGATTGGGCTGTGGCTTCTATTTTTGAGCCGATTTGAGGAAAGTAAGACACGCCCTGGTTTCTGGCGCAGACGCTCAACCCAGGCTGGAACCAACGCCCTGATTTCGACTGTAGCTGTGCTGGTACTGTTGGGGCTGGTCAATTTCCTGGGAACTCGCTATGTGGCTCGCCTGGATTTAACAGAGAACCAGACGTTTACACTGGCATCAGAAACTCAGCAACTGGTACGCAATCTGAAGCAACCCGTCAAGGTCTGGGTGTTTGATCCGCAGCAAAGCACGCAGGACCGGGAACTGTTGGAAGGATACCGACGGCTGAACCAGCAACAATTCAGTTACGAGTTCGTTAACCCAAATGCCCAGCCGGCAATCGTCCAACGGCTGGAGGTGAAAAAGGCTGGGGATGTGATTGTGGAAGCCCCCACAACTGAACGGAAACAGTTTGCTCAATCGGTAGGGAATGATGAGCGCTTGACGGAGTCAAAGTTAACGAACGCGATCGCCCAGGTGACAACGACTCAACAGGTTTCTCTCTATTTCTTGCAGGGGCATGGTGAACGCCCCACAGAAGAACGCCAGGGTGCTATCTCTGAAGCAGTGAAAGCCTTGCAGGATAGGGGCTATACCGTTAAGCCCCTGAATTTGGTGGAAAGCGTTGCTTTTCCCAAGGATGCCCGCGTGATCGTCCTGGCAGGCCCCCAGAAAGCATTGCTGAAGCCAGAGGTCGATGCGCTGGCAAATTACGCGAACCAGGGTGGCAACCTGATGGTCATGGTTGACCCCAATGTTAATCCAGGACTGGATGGTTTATTGTCTCCCTGGGGCGTTACACTTGACCCTCGTGTGGTGATTGACACCTCTGGTCGAGTCGCCAATTTGGGTCCCCTGGATGTCACAGTCACTCAATATGGTGACCATCCCATCACTCAGAATTTTGGTAACGCCCTCTCGTTCTATAGCGGTGCCAGAGCTGTAGATGCCAAAGAGACAAAGGGAGTGACCTTTACCCCACTGTTGTTTACCAGCGATCGCGTCTGGGCAGAGAGCGACATCAAAAAAGAACCCATTCAGTTTGATCCTGCAACTGATCGCCAGGGTCCCCTGGTATTAGGCTTTGCCCTCAGCCGTACCCTGTCAGCACCTGCTACACCTGCCAAACCTTCCCCCAGTCCCTCCCCTGCGCCTTCCCCCAGTCCCTCCCCTGAAGCCAAACAGAAAGAGTCCCGCATGGTCGTCATTGGTAACTCCAGTTTTGTTGCCAATGGCTACTTCAACCAGGTGATGAATGGAGATGTTTTCCTCAATTCCATTCGCTGGTTAAGCCAGGCAGAC